One window of Phycisphaeraceae bacterium genomic DNA carries:
- a CDS encoding LamG domain-containing protein, giving the protein MTTTLFDLSSPQNGSSHRFDNARLRDGFTVEAWIHATADTRTEGMQSLASIWTPRERFDAFTAFDAGLTDGLITRGYFGACFDGRYVYFCPELTEQLATHAVVLRFDTHGDFKDPRSYSAYNANPTAGIECHGYYGGAFDGRYIYFIPRQLDRREYHTHLLRLDTRGEFKDPKSWDAYNIGPDQSGQGCAFDGRYLYLCPGYHGNPNGNQLDCGNFIRYDTTRPFKDAASYQSIEVKPFLGEGAGTYDGAAFDGRYVYFVPLSSYPVRYDTHGRFDDPASWQKFDSKQIGMGIGVGAIYDGRWIYYVPYANSMAARFDTMTHDFSDPKNWQIRDVDLMYGNRTCGFDGGFFDGRYVTFVPFIYGSPEEKYTLHGNYLRYDVLQPFGEESSWQVRDTYFTEGLRTVGFNAGAFDGRYFYAAPWRSLAGLTGGQIGVSGRVLRYDSTGDAATFALRFYDVGHNGGLCAATPGPTFLINTTHGARNVATHKPLPAGKYHILGRYDGSALSLYINGSEVATRKVSATLQLNDQPLTIGALAGGTAAFAGRIERITLRTGIV; this is encoded by the coding sequence GTGACAACAACTCTTTTCGACCTTTCTTCGCCGCAGAACGGATCATCGCATCGGTTCGACAACGCCAGGCTCAGGGATGGATTCACCGTCGAAGCGTGGATTCACGCTACCGCTGATACTCGCACCGAAGGGATGCAGTCGCTTGCCTCGATATGGACACCCAGAGAGAGGTTCGACGCATTCACCGCCTTCGATGCCGGCTTAACTGATGGGTTGATTACACGCGGATACTTCGGCGCGTGCTTCGATGGTCGCTACGTTTACTTCTGCCCTGAGCTCACTGAGCAGCTCGCGACACATGCTGTCGTGCTTCGCTTTGACACGCACGGAGACTTCAAGGATCCGCGCAGCTATTCCGCCTACAACGCCAATCCCACCGCGGGGATCGAGTGCCACGGTTATTACGGCGGAGCGTTCGACGGGCGTTACATCTACTTCATCCCTCGACAGCTTGATCGTCGTGAATATCACACGCATCTGCTGCGTCTTGACACACGCGGCGAATTCAAAGATCCGAAATCATGGGACGCCTACAACATCGGCCCGGATCAATCCGGCCAGGGATGCGCCTTCGACGGCAGATATCTCTATTTATGCCCCGGCTACCACGGTAATCCGAACGGCAATCAACTCGACTGCGGCAACTTCATTCGTTACGACACGACCAGACCTTTCAAAGACGCCGCCAGCTACCAAAGCATCGAAGTCAAGCCATTTCTGGGTGAAGGCGCTGGAACGTATGACGGCGCTGCATTTGATGGACGCTACGTTTACTTCGTGCCGCTTTCCTCTTACCCCGTGCGCTATGACACGCATGGCCGGTTCGACGATCCGGCGAGCTGGCAGAAGTTCGATTCGAAACAGATCGGCATGGGTATCGGCGTTGGCGCGATCTACGACGGACGGTGGATTTATTACGTTCCTTACGCCAACTCCATGGCAGCTCGCTTTGACACGATGACCCATGATTTTTCCGATCCGAAAAACTGGCAGATACGCGATGTGGACCTCATGTATGGCAACCGTACCTGTGGTTTTGACGGCGGCTTTTTCGACGGCCGATATGTCACCTTTGTTCCGTTTATTTATGGGTCACCCGAAGAAAAGTACACGCTCCACGGCAACTATCTGCGCTACGACGTTCTTCAGCCCTTTGGCGAAGAATCGAGCTGGCAGGTACGCGATACCTACTTTACGGAAGGCTTGCGGACGGTCGGGTTCAACGCTGGCGCGTTTGATGGACGGTACTTTTACGCGGCACCGTGGCGATCGCTTGCCGGCTTGACGGGCGGACAAATCGGAGTCAGTGGCCGTGTGCTGCGATACGACAGTACGGGCGATGCTGCCACCTTTGCTCTGCGTTTCTACGATGTGGGACATAACGGCGGGCTGTGCGCTGCGACCCCGGGGCCGACTTTTTTAATCAACACCACGCACGGTGCGCGAAATGTCGCCACTCACAAACCACTTCCTGCCGGTAAATATCACATCCTCGGCCGCTACGATGGCTCGGCACTCTCGCTGTACATCAACGGCAGCGAAGTCGCTACTCGCAAAGTTTCGGCAACGCTTCAGCTGAACGATCAGCCTCTGACCATCGGGGCGCTGGCGGGCGGAACCGCTGCATTTGCCGGCCGAATCGAACGGATCACACTGCGCACCGGTATCGTGTAA
- a CDS encoding LacI family DNA-binding transcriptional regulator, with amino-acid sequence MASDPKKSVGLKGIAAIAGVSLATVSMALSNHPQVNETTKKRIREIARQVGYRRAKRAKRMGETPPVRRFGFVLLGAYFEDEVYLSMLQSLTSAVSVSGDRMELHAIEDIRDEAAVNSNVLDFARQLDGLVLSGYVNKNLIGKLETAAIPNVILGHPMFPGHELTSRCSQIVATDEMAMGELAVRVLMEMGHQRIAFISELDAPGLWQDRWRRGYQIGLFDAGLPVDPALMVISHGDRAAEILLKVETPPTAFIVPDVRIAAAFLTARRILGKPVADDAIIIGGQQAILPRYGLEQMPTIGFDHDRLATVVFAQLRELCARAVVGSTEILVPFEAKHLPHRARV; translated from the coding sequence ATGGCTTCCGATCCAAAGAAATCCGTCGGCCTCAAGGGTATTGCTGCCATTGCAGGCGTATCTCTGGCGACGGTCAGCATGGCCTTATCCAATCACCCACAGGTGAACGAAACGACCAAAAAGCGTATTCGTGAGATTGCGCGTCAGGTGGGGTATCGCCGCGCCAAACGCGCCAAGCGAATGGGCGAAACTCCTCCAGTGCGACGGTTCGGCTTCGTCCTGCTGGGAGCGTACTTCGAGGATGAGGTTTACCTGAGCATGCTTCAATCGCTGACCTCCGCGGTAAGCGTATCGGGCGACCGCATGGAACTGCACGCGATTGAAGATATCCGCGATGAGGCGGCGGTAAACTCGAACGTGCTCGATTTTGCCCGGCAGCTCGACGGCTTGGTCCTCTCCGGTTATGTGAACAAGAACCTCATCGGCAAACTGGAGACTGCTGCGATCCCGAATGTCATCCTGGGACACCCGATGTTTCCCGGACACGAACTCACCTCGCGGTGCAGTCAGATCGTGGCGACGGATGAGATGGCGATGGGGGAATTGGCTGTGCGGGTGCTGATGGAAATGGGGCATCAACGGATTGCGTTCATATCTGAACTGGACGCGCCGGGGCTGTGGCAGGATCGGTGGCGACGCGGATATCAGATCGGTCTGTTTGATGCCGGCTTGCCGGTTGATCCCGCCTTGATGGTCATCTCGCATGGCGATCGTGCAGCCGAAATCTTGCTGAAGGTCGAAACTCCCCCAACGGCTTTCATCGTGCCTGATGTCCGCATCGCGGCAGCGTTTCTGACCGCACGACGAATTCTGGGCAAGCCGGTAGCTGACGACGCAATCATTATCGGTGGTCAGCAGGCGATACTTCCTCGTTACGGTCTCGAACAGATGCCGACTATCGGGTTTGATCATGATCGATTGGCGACCGTTGTCTTTGCCCAGCTTCGTGAGCTGTGCGCCCGCGCAGTGGTCGGATCGACGGAAATTCTGGTGCCGTTTGAGGCAAAGCATCTGCCTCACCGCGCGAGGGTTTAG
- a CDS encoding cation:proton antiporter: MHGELLFQMWVCVIAAAFLAYAAKIARQPLILAYIGAGILIGPLGLKLIGTHDGDTDAINTLAELGLIFLLFIVGLEIDIKRLLSIGRLAMPVTLIQVCGSALIGWLTARMLGYVGLDAVYLSIAFAFSSTMIAVKLLSDRSELDTAYGQMILGVLLLQDVIAIVVLALQPNFKGGISPGIVSLAIGKGALLVVGVWLISRYVLPPLLKWMAASPEMVLLSAISWCFLVCVAAQKLQFSVAMGALIAGVTMSAFPYATDIVAKIRGLRTFFVTLFFVSMGLLLSMPTWKLLGAATLISAVVMVSRFVTVWPSMRLVRYTPRIGVLTSIYLAQISEFGLVIGLIGLQHYGHISRDLISLIVMVMILTSAGSTYLIQFSHRIAALFVPKAQAMNGDSSQSTVLVHDDADPTVALIGCFRVGSSLVHELRQASVSVSVIDISQNVNEKLNKLGVPTVYGDISHADTLEHAGIEKARILISSISDDFLRGTDNLHLLRTLRKLNPHAKIIVASESILKARELYAAGADYVILTRVLVARHLLEVIAEIGAGLLEERREKEIKHLGNRVEVVP; this comes from the coding sequence ATGCACGGTGAGTTGCTGTTTCAAATGTGGGTCTGTGTGATCGCGGCAGCGTTCCTCGCATATGCGGCGAAGATCGCACGGCAACCGCTGATACTCGCCTACATCGGCGCGGGAATCCTCATCGGGCCGCTGGGCCTCAAACTCATTGGCACCCACGACGGCGACACCGACGCCATCAACACCCTGGCGGAACTCGGACTCATCTTTCTGCTGTTCATCGTCGGCCTCGAAATCGACATCAAGAGGCTGCTGAGCATCGGTCGGCTCGCGATGCCGGTCACACTCATTCAGGTATGCGGCAGCGCACTGATCGGATGGCTCACCGCGCGCATGCTGGGTTATGTCGGCCTCGATGCTGTTTACCTTTCGATCGCATTCGCCTTCTCCAGCACGATGATCGCGGTCAAGCTCCTGAGCGACCGCAGCGAGCTTGATACCGCCTACGGGCAGATGATCCTGGGGGTACTGCTGCTTCAGGACGTGATCGCCATAGTGGTGCTGGCCCTGCAGCCGAACTTCAAGGGCGGAATCTCGCCGGGCATCGTCAGCCTCGCCATCGGCAAAGGGGCATTGCTCGTTGTCGGCGTATGGTTAATTAGTCGATACGTCCTGCCCCCGTTGTTGAAATGGATGGCTGCGTCCCCGGAAATGGTATTGCTCTCAGCGATTTCGTGGTGTTTTCTCGTCTGCGTCGCTGCGCAGAAGCTCCAATTTTCCGTTGCCATGGGTGCGTTGATCGCCGGCGTGACGATGTCCGCTTTTCCGTATGCGACCGACATCGTCGCCAAAATCCGCGGACTGCGCACCTTTTTCGTGACGCTCTTTTTCGTTTCGATGGGTCTGCTGCTGTCGATGCCGACCTGGAAATTACTGGGGGCTGCCACGCTGATTTCAGCCGTGGTCATGGTCTCGCGTTTTGTCACCGTCTGGCCGTCGATGCGGCTTGTCCGCTACACGCCTCGTATCGGCGTACTCACCTCCATCTATCTCGCACAGATCAGTGAGTTCGGGCTGGTCATCGGCCTCATCGGGCTTCAGCATTACGGACACATCTCGCGCGATCTTATCTCGCTGATCGTGATGGTGATGATCCTCACCTCAGCGGGGTCAACCTACCTGATCCAGTTCAGCCACCGCATTGCGGCACTCTTTGTCCCCAAGGCTCAGGCGATGAACGGAGACAGCTCGCAGTCCACGGTGCTCGTTCACGACGACGCCGATCCGACCGTGGCCCTCATCGGCTGCTTCCGTGTGGGATCGTCGCTGGTTCACGAACTACGGCAGGCGTCGGTCAGCGTCAGCGTCATTGACATCAGCCAGAACGTCAACGAAAAGCTGAACAAGCTCGGCGTGCCGACTGTTTATGGCGACATCAGCCACGCCGATACGCTCGAACACGCCGGTATCGAGAAGGCTCGAATACTGATCTCCTCAATCAGCGATGACTTCCTTCGCGGCACCGACAATCTTCACCTTCTCCGCACGCTGCGCAAGCTCAATCCTCACGCCAAGATTATCGTGGCCTCCGAGTCGATCCTAAAAGCGCGTGAACTCTACGCTGCCGGTGCCGATTACGTCATCCTCACTCGTGTGCTCGTTGCGCGTCACCTGCTGGAAGTGATTGCGGAAATCGGCGCGGGGCTTCTGGAGGAACGCCGGGAAAAGGAAATCAAGCATCTGGGGAATCGCGTAGAGGTGGTGCCGTAG